The Ziziphus jujuba cultivar Dongzao chromosome 7, ASM3175591v1 genome includes a region encoding these proteins:
- the LOC107424719 gene encoding uncharacterized protein LOC107424719 — protein sequence MTIRHLLSSIGHRLHGHLPPASYLVRGAHYKAPKAATPPSPPTPPKPPQKPQCFSFHDHTWEDPYSWMSNLNDKVAMRHMDMYMEQEEKYTEAVMSDTERLQSKLQSEMASRLAFDLSTPPLRWGPWLYYRRVEEGKQYPVLCRRLASLNEQFVSHKSPSAGFDFVSGKRIEQKLLDYNLEAERFGGYAYEELSEVSPDHRFLAYTMYDKDNDYFRLSVRNLNSGALCSKPQANRVSNLAWAKDGQALLYVVTDQNRRPCRIYCSMIGSTDDDVMLLEESDESVYVNIRNTKDFRFVTVHMFSTTSSKVFLINAADPLSGLTLVWECEGTAHCIIEHHQGSLYLFTDAAKAGQPVDYHYLLRSSVDASTSPRIWENVFNNNPDLVVEDIDFSDTHMVLILREGRNLRLCSVTLPLPAKKGAVCLEELCPYFLPLPKYVSQISPGPNYDYYSSTMRFTISSPVMPDAVVDYDLSNGKWSIVQQQNFLHERTRILYGTSSLSRISEETSNSNPLDSTNQVGFGDEHLWNDLSEFYACEDCSVSSYDGVMVPLTVVYSRKNKKEDQNPGLLHGHGAYGELLDKRWRSELKSLLDRGWVIAYADVRGGGGGGRKWHHDGRGTKKKNSIRDFISCAKYLVERGIVNENKLAGWGYSAGGLLVASAINCCPDLFRAAVLKVPFLDPTNTLLYPILPLTAADYEEFGYPGDTDDFRAIREYSPYDNIPKDVVYPAVWISSSFNTRFGVWEAAKWVARVRECTFYDPTRPVLLNLTTDIVEENRYLQCKEAALETAFLIKVMES from the exons ATGACGATTCGCCACCTCTTAAGTTCCATCGGGCACCGCCTTCACGGCCATTTGCCACCCGCGTCGTATCTAGTGCGGGGGGCACACTATAAGGCTCCGAAGGCTGCGACTCCGCCGTCACCTCCGACGCCGCCAAAGCCACCGCAAAAACCGCAGTGCTTTAGTTTCCACGACCACACGTGGGAGGATCCGTACAGCTGGATGTCGAATCTCAACGACAAGGTGGCCATGCGTCACATGGACATGTACATGGAGCAGGAGGAGAAGTACACGGAGGCCGTGATGTCAGATACCGAACGCCTCCAGAGCAAGCTTCAGTCGGAGATGGCCTCTCGCTTGGCTTTTGACCTTTCTACCCCTCCTCTTCGTTGGGGTccctg GTTATATTATCGTCGTGTCGAAGAAGGCAAGCAATATCCAGTGCTCTGTCGTAGACTTGCGAGCCTAAACGAGCAGTTCGTTTCCCATAAATCTCCATCTGCTGGGTTTGATTTCGTTTCAGGGAAGAGAATTGAGCAAAAGCTGCTTGATTACAACCTAGAAGCTGAGAGATTTGGAG GTTATGCTTATGAAGAATTATCAGAAGTATCTCCGGATCATCGATTTCTTGCGTACACCATGTATGATAAGGACAATGACTATTTTAGATTATCTGTGAGGAATTTGAATTCTGGTGCATTGTGTAGTAAGCCTCAAGCTAACCGTGTTTCAAACTTGGCATGGGCCAAAGACGGTCAAGCATTGCTTTATGTTGTCACAGATCAGAACAGAAGGCCTTGCAg GATATACTGCAGCATGATTGGATCAACGGATGATGATGTTATGCTTCTTGAAGAGTCAGATGAAAGTGTATATGTTAACATTAGAAACACAAAAGATTTTCGGTTTGTGACGGTACATATGTTCTCTACCACATCTTCAAAG GTCTTTCTAATAAATGCAGCTGATCCCCTCTCTGGCTTGACTTTAGTATGGGAGTGTGAAGGTACAGCCCATTGCATAATCGAGCATCATCAAGGGTCTCTTTACCTATTTACTGATGCTGCCAAAGCTGGCCAACCGGTTGATTATCATTATCTTCTTCGTAGCTCTGTTGATGCTTCTACCAGTCCCAGAATTTGGGAG AATGTATTCAATAACAATCCAGATTTGGTTGTTGAGGACATTGATTTCAGTGATACACACATGGTACTTATTTTAAGGGAAGGTCGAAACCTTAGACTCTGCTCAGTTACTCTACCTTTGCCTGCTAAGAAG GGTGCAGTTTGTTTGGAAGAGCTTTGCCCTTATTTCCTACCTCTTCCAAAATATGTTTCTCAAATTTCACCAGGACCAAATTATGACTACTACTCATCAACCATGCGTTTTACGATATCATCACCAGTG ATGCCTGATGCTGTCGTTGATTATGACCTGTCAAATGGAAAATGGAGCATTGTTCAGCAGCAAAATTTTCTCCATGAAAGAACACGAATTTTATATGGAACATCTTCACTGTCAAGAATATCTGAGGAAACCTCAAATTCCAATCCTTTGGATTCTACAAATCAAGTCGGATTTGGTGATGAACACTTGTGGAATGATCTTTCTGAATTTTATGCCTGTGAAGACTGCAGTGTCTCATCTTATGATGGAGTTATGGTTCCATTGACTGTTGTATACTCTCGCAAAAACAAGAAAGAGGATCAGAACCCTGGGTTGCTTCATGGGCATGGAGCTTATGGTGAGCTACTTGATAAAAGGTGGCGTAGTGAATTGAAAAGCCTTCTTGATCGTGGTTGGGTCATTGCATATGCTGATGTTAG AGGTGGAGGAGGTGGGGGTAGGAAGTGGCATCATGATGGAAGAGGTACTAAGAAGAAGAACTCCATCAGAGATTTTATTTCTTGTGCGAAATACCTTGTTGAGAGAGGGATTGTCAATGAAAACAAACTTGCCGGTTGGGGTTATAGTGCTGGAGGACTTTTGGTTGCTTCAGCAATCAATTGTTGCCCAGATTTATTTCGTGCTGCAGTTTTGAAG GTTCCATTTTTAGATCCAACCAACACTCTTCTCTATCCTATTCTACCATTAACAGCGGCTGACTATGAAGAGTTTGGATATCCTGGAGATACTGATGATTTTCGTGCTATCCGTGAATATTCTCCTTATGACAATATCCCCAAGGATGTTGTCTATCCAGCAGTATGGATATCTTCATCTTTCAATACAAG GTTTGGGGTGTGGGAAGCTGCAAAATGGGTTGCGCGAGTTCGGGAGTGTACATTTTATGACCCAACACGTCCTGTGTTGCTTAATTTAACAACCGACATAGTGGAGGAAAACAGGTACCTCCAATGCAAAGAGGCAGCATTGGAGACTGCATTTCTTATTAAGGTGATGGAATCATAG
- the LOC112492629 gene encoding B3 domain-containing transcription factor VRN1-like, with protein MFNFFKVITDKTLQDQQLKLPPKFVRKCKKNLPDLIVLEVPDGKTWEMKLEKDDDGKVWLRKGWPEFAHYYSIRKGYFLVFKYNKEKSNFHVCILDENTSTDIDYPTNRSKTTANNIQGKIETESDNDDDDDHSVQILDYFPKYQTGWKREPTESLRSQKVKRNRTGIDHRKETKARQITKPSVPERNLKCYRSILPENKGLKFPKQKGIKRGKQTKILHHLTVEDKARAIKRAKAFRSKYPLFEVVMQPTYASGMYLIIPTGFAQKHLGNQRRKLILRNSDGKTWRVQYIYEANARPKAKLSSGWRQFARENGVEVGDVCVVEFIKDKRIYSLRVNIF; from the exons ATGTTTAATTTCTTTAAGGTGATTACTGACAAGACTCTTCAAGATCAGCAGCTG AAACTTCCACCAAAGTTCGTGagaaaatgcaagaaaaatCTTCCGGACTTAATAGTTCTTGAAGTTCCTGATGGTAAGACGTGGGAGATGAAGTTGGAGAAAGATGATGATGGAAAGGTTTGGTTAAGGAAGGGTTGGCCAGAGTTTGCCCACTACTATTCTATACGAAAAGGATACTTCCTcgtgtttaaatataataaagaaaaatctaatttCCATGTTTGCATATTAGATGAAAATACTAGTACGGATATTGATTATCCAACAAATCGCTCTAAAACCACTGCTAATAATATTCAAGGGAAGATAGAAACCGAGtctgataatgatgatgatgatgatcattcTGTCCAAATTCTGGATTATTTTCCTAAGTACCAAACTGGATGGAAAAGAGAGCCTACAGAGTCTCTTCGGTCTCAGAAAGTGAAGAGGAACCGAACTGGTATTGATCATCGTAAAGAAACCAAAGCTAGGCAAATTACAAAACCCTCTGTGCCAGAGAGAAACCTGAAATGCTATCGTTCAATATTGCCAGAAAATaaag GGCTGAAATTTCCAAAGCAAAAAGGCATTAAGAGAGGAAAGCAAACAAAAATCCTTCATCATCTAACAGTGGAGGACAAGGCTAGAGCTATTAAAAGAGCTAAAGCGTTTAGGTCTAAATACCCTTTATTCGAAGTTGTCATGCAACCAACTTATGCCAGCGGAATGTATCTG attaTACCAACGGGCTTTGCACAGAAGCATCTGGGTAATCAACGTAGAAAACTTATCCTTCGCAATTCAGATGGGAAAACTTGGCGTGTGCAGTACATCTATGAAGCAAATGCAAGGCCAAAAGCAAAATTGAGTAGTGGTTGGAGGCAGTTTGCACGAGAGAATGGTGTGGAAGTAGGTGATGTTTGTGTGGTTGAGTTTATCAAGGACAAAAGAATTTATTCATTGCGAGTGAATATTTTCTGA